A DNA window from Setaria viridis chromosome 2, Setaria_viridis_v4.0, whole genome shotgun sequence contains the following coding sequences:
- the LOC117842829 gene encoding NAC domain-containing protein 58 produces the protein MEMMSAAQAATSQLPPGFRFHPTDEELILHYLRNRAASAPCPVPIIADVDIYKFNPWDLPSKALYGDGEYYFFSPRDRKYPNGIRPNRAAGSGYWKATGTDKPIHDATTGESVGVKKALVFYEGRPPRGTKTNWIMHEYRLAAANNPLAAAYRPPSKFRNVSMRLDDWVLCRIYRKSGQASPMVPPLADYEHLDHDDPNSSGGFDDLCGFAYAPTSSSGATSTTASSAMIPQPPALLPRLPKIPSISELLDEYALAQIFDTTTPAEQDLLAVHPSLNQLLAVGGDSSAHPDLTTIYSPSTQAAGGKRKTMLSPDDECAAMIHPPAAAKRLNGSCFDAPQPASGLPATTTSVLGGLNHHMLPQF, from the exons atggagatgatgtccgcggcgcaggcggcgacgTCGCAGCTGCCGCCGGGGTTCCGGTTCCACCCCACGGACGAGGAGCTCATCCTGCACTACCTCCGCAACcgcgccgcctcggcgccgtGCCCCGTCCCCATCATCGCCGACGTCGACATCTACAAGTTCAACCCATGGGACCTCCCAT CCAAGGCTCTGTACGGCGACGGCGAGTACTACTTCTTCAGCCCTCGCGACCGCAAGTACCCGAACGGCATCCGGCCCAACCGCGCGGCGGGGTCCGGCTACTGGAAGGCCACCGGCACCGACAAGCCCATCCACGACGCCACCACCGGCGAGAGCGTCGGCGTCAAGAAGGCGCTCGTCTTCTACGAGGGCCGCCCGCCCAGGGGCACCAAGACCAACTGGATCATGCACGAgtaccgcctcgccgccgccaacaacccgctcgccgccgcctaccGCCCGCCATCCAAGTTCAGGAACGTCTCCATGAGG CTGGACGACTGGGTGCTGTGCCGGATCTACAGGAAGTCCGGCCAGGCGTCGCCGAtggtgccgccgctcgccgactACGAGCACCTGGACCACGACGACCCCAATTCCTCCGGCGGCTTCGACGACCTCTGCGGCTTCGCCTACGcgcccaccagcagcagcggtgCAACTAGCACGACCGCCAGCAGCGCGATGATACCAcagccgccggcgctgctgccgAGGCTTCCGAAGATCCCCTCAATCTCCGAGCTACTGGACGAGTACGCGCTCGCGCAGATCTTCGACACCACCACGCCGGCCGAGCAGGACCTGCTCGCCGTGCACCCGTCCCTCAACCAgctcctcgccgtcggcggcgacagCAGCGCGCACCCCGACCTGACGACGATCTACTCGCCGTCGACCCAGGCCGCCGGCGGGAAGCGCAAGACCATGTTGAGCCCGGACGACGAGTGCGCCGCGATGATccacccgccggcggcggccaagagGCTCAACGGGTCGTGCTTCGACGCGCCGCAGCCGGCGAGCGGCTTGCCCGCGACGACGACGTCCGTGCTGGGCGGCCTCAACCATCACATGCTTCCTCAGTTCTAA